One window from the genome of Haliaeetus albicilla chromosome 26, bHalAlb1.1, whole genome shotgun sequence encodes:
- the LOC104322103 gene encoding alpha-1-acid glycoprotein — MLASLALLVGLPLALAAEHPSCAPLVPVTFDNATIPGLLGKWFYITGGSKYPPHVAEMKVVKYAVFSFFPGSHKDELNVTESMRVNETCVVRNTTKIQILWHNSTLMHVDDQVVSTAELIQSDKDLLILKHFNANILGLSLSARTPNVSKEHLEEFNAHLRCLGFTEEEVFFTSEKDACPLPGEKTGEGDEEQQLG, encoded by the exons ATGCTGGCCTCCCTCGCCCTCCTCGTGGGGCTGCCGCTCGCCCTCGCCGCTGAGCACCCCAGCTGCGCCCCGCTCGTCCCGGTCACCTTCGACAATGCCACCATCCCTGGG CTCCTGGGAAAATGGTTCTACATCACCGGCGGCTCCAAGTACCCACCTCACGTGGCAGAGATGAAGGTGGTGAAATACgcagttttttccttctttcctggcAGCCACAAGGACGAGCTCAATGTCACCGAAAGCATGAGAGT GAACGAGACATGCGTGGTGAGGAACACCACCAAGATCCAGATCTTGTGGCACAACTCCACCCTGATGCACG TCGATGACCAGGTGGTTTCCACGGCTGAACTGATCCAAAGCGACAAGGACCTGCTGATCCTGAAGCACTTCAACGCCAACATCCTGGGTCTGAGCCTCTCGG CACGGACGCCCAATGTGAGCAAGGAGCACTTGGAGGAGTTCAATGCCCACCTGCGCTGCCTGGGCTTCACCGAGGAGGAGGTGTTCTTCACTTCCGAAAAG GACGCCTGTcccctgcctggggagaagACAGGAGAAGGTGATGAGGAACAGCAGCTGGGGTAA